The genomic region ATGCGAATCGTTGTAGGCTCCGGAGACCGCCCTTGACCTGCGTGAAGCAGGCAGGGAGCTGACATATCGGGAGTATTCGCATGCTTCGCACCATGTTCAAGTCCAAGATCCATCGGGCCACCGTCACGCAGGCCGATCTGCACTATGTCGGATCCGTGACCGTCGACGCCGATCTGCTGGACGCCGCGGATCTGCTGCCCGGGGAGTTGGTCCACATCGTGGACATCACCAACGGGGCGCGCCTGGAGACCTACGTCATCGAGGGGGAGCGCGGGTCCGGGGTCATCGGGATCAACGGTGCCGCCGCTCATCTGGTGCACCCCGGGGACCTGGTCATCCTCATCAGTTACGCGCAGGTCGAGGACGCCGAGGCCCGCGTGTTCCAGCCCCACGTCGTGCATGTCGACGCGGACAATCGCATCATCGAGCTGGGCGCGGATCCCTCCGCCCCGGTGCCCGGTACGGATCAGGAGCGCAGCCCGCACGCCGTGGCTGTCTGAGGGGAGTCGGGGACCATGGTCGAGGTCAAGGACGAGCGGAAGGCCGGACGGCTGCTGGCCTTCGAGGGCGGGGCGGTGGTGGGGTTCATCGCCTACTTCGTACTCGCCGAGGCCCCGCACGCTCTGGTGGCGGTGCACACCGTCGTCGAGCCGGGCCACGAGGGCCGGGGCATCGCCGGGGAGCTGGTGAAGACCCTCTACGGGATCGCCGCCGCCGAGGGCGTGCCCGTGGTTCCGCTCTGCCCGTACGCGGCGAGCTGGGCGGCCAAACACCCCGACCAGGCGCCGGAGCCGGCCCCCGAGGTCGTGTCGGCGGCCAAGGTCCAGCTCGATGCCGACGCCGACCTCTGGTGACGGATCTGCTCCTGCTGCACACCTCGCCCGCGCACGTCCCGGTCTTCGACGCGCTGCGGGACCGGAGCCACCCGGGAGCCGTACTGCGGCACCGGGTGGTTCCGGAGCTGCTCGACCGGGCCCGTGCCGAAGGGCCGCAGGCGGTGGCTCCGGATCTCGCCCGCCTGCTCGCCGAGGCCGGGCCGGTGCCCGTGCTGGTCACCTGCTCGACGATCGGGGCGACCGCGGAATCCCTCGCTCCGGCGCTCGGCTCCCCGGTGCTGCGCGTGGACCGGCCGATGGCGGCCGCCGCGGTGCGCACCGGCGCGCGGATCGTCGTACTGGCCACCGTGGAGTCGACCTTCGCGCCCACCTGTGAACTGCTGGCCGAGGAGGCCGGGGAGCGGCCGGTCTCGATCCGTACGCAGCTGGTCGCCGGAGCCTGGGAGCGCTTCGCCGCGGGGGACGACGCCGGCTCCCTCGCCCGGGTGGCCGAGGCCGCCGACGCCGTAATCGACGCCGACGTCATCGTGCTGGCCCAGGCCTCCATGGCAGGCGCCGCGGATCTCGTCACGACCCGGATCCCGGTGCTGTCCAGCCCGGCTCCCGGCCTGGCGGCGGGCCTGCGGCTGGCGGGGGCCTCGTAGGCAGCCTGCCGGGGCGGAATCCCCAGGGCTGATCCCGGGGCCTCGTACGGGCTTTCCGGGGGCGATTGCGGGAAAATGGGACCCATGGTGCGAAAACTCGAAGAGACGCAGCCACCGGTGCCGGAGCCCGAGCCGACCCCCGACCCCGCGCCCTTCCCGGACCCCGAGCCGATCCCGCGCCCGGTGCCACCCGTGCCCGGCCCCTTCCCGGAGCCGGACCCGGTGCCTCCGCCGCCAGGGCCCGCGCCGGTACCGCAGCCCGGGCCCTGGAGCTGAGCGGCCTCAGCCCGTCTGGACCTCGGTGCGGTCGCCGCTCCAGAGGGTGTGGAACGAGCCCGCTCGGTCGGTGCGCCGGTAGGTGTGCGCCCCGAAGAAGTCGCGCTGCCCCTGGGTGAGGGCCGCGGGAAGCCGCTCCGCGCGCAGCGCGTCGTAGTACGCCAGCGAAGCCGCGAAGGCGGGCACCGGGATGCCCTGGCGCACCGCCGCCACCAGCACGGACCGCCAGCCCTCCTGTGCCGCCCCGATCTCCTCGGCGAAACGCGCGTCCGCCAGTAGGCTCGGCAGCTCGGGCTGCGCGTCGTACGCGGCCCGGATCCGGTCCAGGAACGCGGCCCGGATGATGCAGCCGCCGCGCCACAGCGAGGCCACGGCGCTCAGGTCCACGCCCCAGCCGTACTCCTGGCTGCCCGCCTGGATCTGGTGGAAGCCCTGGGTGTACGAGACGATCTTCGAGGCGTACAGGGCCTCCTCCACCTGTGCGGCGAATTCCTCCGCAGCTTCCGGGGACAGCGCGGCGGCCGTCGGGCCCGCGAGCCCCCGTGCGGCCGTACGCAGGTCCGCGTGGCCGGAGACCGCCCGGGCGAAGACCGCCTCCGCGATCCCCGACACCGGCACGCCCAGGTCCAGGGCGATCTGCACGGTCCAGCGGCCGGTGCCCTTCTGCTCGGCGGCGTCGGCCACGACGTCCACGAACGGGCGGCCCGTCGCGGCGTCCGTGTGGGCGAGCACCTCGGCCGTGATCTCGATCAGGTACGAGTCGAGGCGCCCCTGGTTCCAGGTCCGGAAGGTCTCCGCGATCTTCGCGGGGGAGTAGCCGGCGACCTCGCGCAGCAGGTGGTACGCCTCGGCGATGAGCTGCATGTCGGCGTACTCGATGCCGTTGTGCACCATCTTGACGAAGTGTCCGGCGCCGTCGGGGCCCATGTGTGAGGTGCACGGCGTCCCGTCGGCGGCCTTCGCGGCGATCTTCTCCAGCAGCGGGCCGAGGGACGCGTACGACTCCTTCGAGCCGCCGGGCATGATGCTCGGCCCGAGCAGCGCACCCTCCTCACCGCCCGAGATGCCCACGCCCACGAAGTGGATGCCCTGTTCGCGCAGCTCCCTCTCGCGGCGCCGGGTGTCCTCGAAGTGCGCGTTGCCGCCGTCGATGATGACGTCGCCCTCCTCCAGGAGCGGCGCGAACTCGCGGATTACGGCGTCGGTCGGCTCCCCGGCCTTCACCATGATGACGAGGCGTCGGGGACGCTCCAGCGCGTCGACGAACTCCTTCGCGGACTCGGCTGCCACGAAGCGGCCCTCGTGGCCGAACTCCTTCACGAGAGCGGTGGTCTTCGAGGCGGTGCGGTTGTGCACGGCGACGGTGAAGCCGTTGCGGGCGAAGTTCCGGGCGAGGTTGCTGCCCATGACCGCGAGCCCGGTGACGCCGATCTGGGCTGTGCTGGTGCTCATCGTTGCGCTCCTGCGTGCTTCGGTGTGCGGGGAATGCCGACGCTACATCGACGCGGACGGCTACCGGTCCGATCGC from Streptomyces sp. NBC_00190 harbors:
- the gndA gene encoding NADP-dependent phosphogluconate dehydrogenase — translated: MSTSTAQIGVTGLAVMGSNLARNFARNGFTVAVHNRTASKTTALVKEFGHEGRFVAAESAKEFVDALERPRRLVIMVKAGEPTDAVIREFAPLLEEGDVIIDGGNAHFEDTRRRERELREQGIHFVGVGISGGEEGALLGPSIMPGGSKESYASLGPLLEKIAAKAADGTPCTSHMGPDGAGHFVKMVHNGIEYADMQLIAEAYHLLREVAGYSPAKIAETFRTWNQGRLDSYLIEITAEVLAHTDAATGRPFVDVVADAAEQKGTGRWTVQIALDLGVPVSGIAEAVFARAVSGHADLRTAARGLAGPTAAALSPEAAEEFAAQVEEALYASKIVSYTQGFHQIQAGSQEYGWGVDLSAVASLWRGGCIIRAAFLDRIRAAYDAQPELPSLLADARFAEEIGAAQEGWRSVLVAAVRQGIPVPAFAASLAYYDALRAERLPAALTQGQRDFFGAHTYRRTDRAGSFHTLWSGDRTEVQTG
- a CDS encoding aspartate/glutamate racemase family protein, with amino-acid sequence MVTDLLLLHTSPAHVPVFDALRDRSHPGAVLRHRVVPELLDRARAEGPQAVAPDLARLLAEAGPVPVLVTCSTIGATAESLAPALGSPVLRVDRPMAAAAVRTGARIVVLATVESTFAPTCELLAEEAGERPVSIRTQLVAGAWERFAAGDDAGSLARVAEAADAVIDADVIVLAQASMAGAADLVTTRIPVLSSPAPGLAAGLRLAGAS
- a CDS encoding GNAT family N-acetyltransferase; protein product: MVEVKDERKAGRLLAFEGGAVVGFIAYFVLAEAPHALVAVHTVVEPGHEGRGIAGELVKTLYGIAAAEGVPVVPLCPYAASWAAKHPDQAPEPAPEVVSAAKVQLDADADLW
- the panD gene encoding aspartate 1-decarboxylase: MLRTMFKSKIHRATVTQADLHYVGSVTVDADLLDAADLLPGELVHIVDITNGARLETYVIEGERGSGVIGINGAAAHLVHPGDLVILISYAQVEDAEARVFQPHVVHVDADNRIIELGADPSAPVPGTDQERSPHAVAV